GCCCGTGGACGTGTGCAGCGCCACTTTCGCGCCGGGAAACGCCGCCTGATCGAGCTGCTGCTCCAACATTCGAGCCAAAATCGTGCCGGCTTTGAGTCCGATCTGCTGACGCTGATTGGAGAACGTCAGGCCGGATCCATATCCGGATCACCACGTCGCCACGAGGCTCCCTCGATCGCTCACAAGAAAGCCGCGATCAGGTCCTCGGACTCAGAGCCGTCGGAGCCCCCTATCTCGCTCACCGAATGGCTGCAAGGTATTGGCGTGCCAACGCCACAACCCTTCGTCCAGGATCCCTGGCAGGTGGAAGCCTTGGCTGCGGTGAGTGAAACCGATGTTGTCATTAGCGTCCCGACCGGAAGTGGAAAGACCTATGTGGCCGTAGAAGCGGCACGACGGGCCATGGAGACCAATCGCAGCGTCATCTACACCTCCCCACTCAAAGCCTTGTCGAACACCAAGTACGCGGAGTTTTCGAAGATCTTTGGACCAGATAAGGTCGGTATTCTCACCGGGGATCGCCAAGAAAACGGGCAGGCCCCGTTACTCGTCATGACCACGGAGATTCTCCGCAATCTGCTCTACGATGCCGCGAGTGGTGAGATCGATGTCAGATTGGATACGCTCGGCTTGGTCATCCTGGACGAATCACAGTACCTGGCTGATCCCGAACGCGGTGTTGTGTGGGAAGAAACGATTATCTTCTGTCCCTCCCAGGCCAGACTCTTGTTACTCTCGGCCTCTATAGGCAATCCACAAGATATCGCCGATTGGCTCACGTCGATTCGCGTAACCCCCTGTCGACTGGTGCGGCATAGCAAACGCACCGTCCCTCTGAGAGCCGGCTATCTGCACCCCAATGGGAAACTCACTCCCTTGTTTCGCACGCTGGGTATTCCACAGGGACATCCCGGCCACCTCCATCCCGAAGCGAAACACCTCTTTATAGAATACGAAGAGGAGACCTTGCCCTCCGGACGATCGAGACGGTAGTCGCTCCAGGACGCCCGACACCTAGCAGGCTACGGAAAAACTCGTTTCGACCTCTGTCGCTGTCACAGATATCGAGGGGTGAGATGACTCTGAACAGCCCAGCAGGATGCGCAATAAGGCTGTCCGGTAAGGCTGCAGAGAATCGTACTCCGTGCCGTACGTTGAGCCTCTAAGCGATGCGAGAACGCCGCTGGTGAACTTTTTCAGTATCCTGTTAGAACGAGGCGGTCAACCCAGCCGTCAGACCATGTCGGAGGGATTGAAACTCCGTCAGCGGAAAGGACGCAGAGCGACCATCGGCGAGATGACTTTCCCATGTGCCATCGATCAAGCGATTCCACCAGACCCGGTAGCCGACCTGAGCTGCAAGCCACCGCGTGAGGTGCACCCGTAGGCCAATGTCAGCATCTGCCCCGAACCCGATGCCGCGCATGGTAAAACTGGGGGCACTCAACTCACCACCCGCCACCCTCAAATGATGGGTATCTTCATTAGTAAAGAGGTTGATGGGTTTCAGCACGATCGACCCATAGAGGCTCAACCATCGTAGCAGGTGATACTCGCTTGTCGCACCGACTCGAAGCGAGTACCACGAGCTACTGTTGGAAATGACCAGCACATTCTGATTAAGGCCAGGATCGCCTGGAACACATAACGGGTCTAATCCAGGGGTGCCCCCATCCAAATCGGTTGAGGCCCCTGCCGCCGAACAATGGATCTGCCGAACTCCATAGGCGTTGTGCTTCTGACGCCAGTATTGAAAGCCAAGAAAGCCATCCAGATGACCACGACTATTGGTAAAGGTTATCAAGGCTCCGCCCAGATCGGCATTTACAAACCAGAGTCCCGATCCACTGATGTCGCTATGGGTTCGCAAAGAGGGGTTTCCTCCGTCGGCTGCGAGAAAATCATCGTCGGTTAGCCGACCGCCTCCGATATGAGCCCCTCCAACCTGGAGTCGTCCGAAGAAATGAGGTCTGAGATAGACCTTGGCAGTCAGCTCTACAATATTCGTGGAATGATCGGCATAGGTCAGCCTCGAGGTCGGGTTACCCAATAGTCCCTGCGACGAAGCATTGTGGCTCCACCGAGTGTCTCCCACGCTGATCCAGGTCCCGAGCGTGAGATCCACTCGCTTCTGGAAAGCTAGAGGTGACTCTTGGGCAAATCCGTAAGTCACCATGCTACAAGGCCCTGAAAGAAGAACTGTCAGCGCGATCAACAACTTGGTAGATGCAAATCTGTTCACTATCCCGCCCCTCCCTGCTCAATGAAACTAAAGTCTTCGTCTGCGTGGTTGGGAATCGCTCCGAGAAATCATACCTGAGACATGCCCATCTGAATAGATATTTAGGCCTTGTACAGCACGGGTGAGGGAAATCAAGGACTGTGCATACGGCTGGTAGAGAGATCATCCGGATACAGCGAGACATGATCACAGGCACAAAGTCACCGTAAGAGAGATCCGAGAAAGGAGTAGTTCACAAAACAAGACGGCCATCCCGATAGTCATCGGGATGGCCGTCTTGACGAAGAGCTGAGCTGTATGGAGAATGCCGACGAGCTACGCGCTCTTACGCATCTTCCGACCCCACAGCCCAAGACCCAAGAGTCCTGAACCCAGTAGAAGCATAGACGCAGGCTCCGGCACCGTCGAAATCTCCGCATCGAACGAACTCGTCACGTTATTTCCAGACAGGTGAGTAATCGTCACCACTTGTGTCACAGAAAATGGGCCGACTCCACCACCAAGACCACCTCTCGTATCTGCAAACGCCCCAGGCCCCAAAAGCCCAGAACTCGTCAACGGCGTGGTTGTTGCGAATGCATTATTCCCGGCATCCCAGTAAGTCTGATATTGAACCCGGTTCGATGCAGTCCCACCTATTGCAGCCAGGAAACTAAACGCGGGCGGAGTGGTAAAACCCGTCTCGGTTAGCATGAGTTGCATGGTCCCACCACCACCGTCAGAGACATTGACGCTATTCAAATCCAGACGTGGTTGAGTTGAACTCCCAATGTTAATTCCTGTGGCGACATTAATGCGCCAGTTACTCACGGAACCAATGAATGTGATCGCATCAAGGGCCCCATTGGCATCTCCTGCGCCATTGTCGGTGAGATCAATTTCAACAGCCCCTCCTCCAGCATTCAGCGAGAGCCTCAAAGCTGAAGCTGGTTGAGGAACAACCATGCTTCCCGCCAATAGAACAAACATTGCGGCATATACCATTCGCTTCATATACATTCACCCCCTTCTCAATTATTGAATGACTACGTTGTGAACTTCATGATCGCTCTTCGATAAGGCCATGAAGTCCTCAATATAGTCAGATTCGGTGAGCAATATACTTGCCATGCCATTTAAGATGTTGAAAATGCTAGATAGTTAAAAATACAGCTACCAGATCCATGACTCATTTCGTCAGATAATTTTACACCCCCACCAGGAGAAACCTGAAATATGACGATATTCTGTTAGTACGAATGTTATAGATAGGCTTTTCACTTCAATTAGTTATAGTTTGTTCACGATAGAGAATCGCGCCAGTTCGTACTGTAAAATATTTTTACACTCACATGTTTCCTGGTTTAACCCTGTCTTCTGGCTAGATATAGAGCCATCTGGTAACGCTCCTGTTCAGAACGCTACTCGATCCGTTCCTCAGAACCATTCCTCAGATTGCCCCGTTTGAAACCTCGCTACGCACTAGACAGCATGACAGATCGCTCTATCCTGGGAAGTCGTCATCTCACTCTTTCCATGGATCCGGTCGCAACCCTGCATCATCGGTCTCACCAACGTACGTCGACTCGAACGACTCCACATCGCCCCCCACTGGACTGATCTTTCTCTACGCTTGGCAGCTATGAATTTGTGCAAGGGCTGTCGTAAGATAGTCCCTGCTTGGATGGCTCGCACCTCCTGACCAGAAAGGTTATCCATGTCTTTTCGTTCCATGATGATCATCCGGAATCTTCTGTTCGCTCTCATCATAGTTGGCCATCTCGGGTGTGATTCGAAGACACCGGGGGAGAAGACGGCCAAACATCGCGAACGAGCAGAAACCTATATGAAGAATGGCCAATATCCAGAAGCGATCATCGAATATCAAAACGTGATCCAGTCAGAGCCTAATAGCTCTGACACACATTACCGATTAGCCCTGGCCTACCTGAAACACGGTACGATTCCCAGCCTCCAGGCCGCCTTCTCTGAGCTCACGAGAACAGTGGCCTTGGACAAGGCGAATCAGGATGCCCAACTCAAGCTCGGTGAACTCTACCTGCTGGCGCAGGATTCAGGCAAAGCCCGTGAACGTGCTGAGATCGTGTTGGCGTCCGCTCCTCAACACCTCGATGGACTGATCCTCCATGGACGGAGCTTGATCAATGAAAAACAGTATAAGGACGGTATTGCTGAGCTCAAGAAAGCGCTCGAGCAAGACCCTAAGAATATCCAGGTCTATATTGACCTGGCCCGAGTCCATTTCCTCCTGAACGATAAGCCGGCAGCGGAGGCCACGCTCCGCCAAGCCTTGTCCGTCGATCCTCACGCGCTTCCGGCGCTCCTGGCGTTGGCCGACTATTACGATGTCGTGGGACAATCAGCGCGGGCTGAGACGCACTACCAGCAAGCTATGGAAGCCGACCCCGAGAATGAGGCGGTCTACCTTCACTTGGCAAGCCACTATCAACGTCACGCCAAGCCGGTTGACGCAGAAGCCACTCTGCAGAAGTTGGTGGCGCGTAAGCCCCAAGCGGACACTCCGCTCATCCATCTCGGGGACTATTTCACCGCCCTGGGGCAACCAGAGAAAGCCCTCGTCAACTACCGGCGGGCCACAGAAGTCGTCCCGTCGTCGTCCACCGCGCGAGATAAGTTGATCGGCCACTATCTGGATACAGGAAAGATCGCGGAGGCCGAGCCGCTCGTGAACGCTCTCCGGGACAAAGACAAACACGACCTTATGGGTCGGTTCTTTGATGCGCGGCTGAAGCTTGCCCATGCAAAACCCGATGAAGCTCTCACGCTGCTCCAGGCTGTTCTGAAGGACAGTCCTCAATTTGCCGGAGCTCACCATTTTCTCGGGATGGCCTATCTGCAAAAGCAGCAACTCGCCCAAGCCAAAGCCGCGATTGCTGATGCCGTGAAGTTCAACCCCCAGTTGAGCGACGCCCGAACGGCACTGGCACAGATTCATCTGGCGGAAGGGTCTCTCGACTTGGCGCTTGAGCAGGCACAAGCAGCCATTCAGATCAACCCTCGTAATGTGCAGGCTGCCATCGTCGCTGGCACCGCCTACCTCCGGAAAGGCGATCTGACGAAAAGCCGGAAGGTGTTTGAAGCCATCGCGCAAGCCGCTCCTAAAGAACCGATCGGCCCCTACAACCTCGGCTTGGTCGCCCAAGCGGAAAAGAATACGACGAAGGCCCTGGCCTATTTTGAAGAGGCCCTGGCCAAGCGCGCGACGGCCATCGAGCCGATTCTCCAAATCGTCGCCATCAAGAGCGCCCAGGGCAAGACGCAAGAGGCACGGGATCGAGTGATCAAGCAGTTGGAGACCGTGCCGAACAGTCCCTTGCTCCATAATCTGCTCGGACGACTCTGGCTGAATGCCAAGGATCCGGCCCAGGCAGAGCAATCATTCAAGACCGCGATTGAAATCGACGGTTCAGCGCTGGCTCCATATTTGAACTTGGCGCAACTCTACTACCAAACCGGGAAGGTCGATCAATCGATCATAGAGTATGAAACCATCCTCGCCAAGACCCCCAACGCCCCCGCCGCGCTGATGATGTTGGGTATCATCCATGAAGGCCGCAAAGAGTACGACAAGGCCAAAGAACGATACGACCAGATCCTCAAACTCAATCCCCGCTTCGCGCCGGCCGCCAATAACCTAGCCTGGTTGATCGCTGAGCAGGGGGGTAATCTTGACGTGGCTCTCTCTCATGCCCAGACCGCCCGAGAGCAGAGACCGGAAGACCCCAATATTGCCGATACGTTGGGATGGATTTACTATAAGAAAAACGCCTCACTCCTCGCTGTGAGCCTGCTGAAGGAGGCCGCAGATAAATTACCCAATGAGCCGCTCGTGCACTACCACCTCGGAATGGCACAAGCCAGGAGCGGTGAGGCTGCGGCAGCCAAACAGGCGCTGCAGACCGCATTGAAGCTCAACCAGCATTTT
Above is a window of Candidatus Nitrospira nitrosa DNA encoding:
- a CDS encoding DEAD/DEAH box helicase, coding for MTTDELEQLLAQQPVAVLHRLARGRVQRHFRAGKRRLIELLLQHSSQNRAGFESDLLTLIGERQAGSISGSPRRHEAPSIAHKKAAIRSSDSEPSEPPISLTEWLQGIGVPTPQPFVQDPWQVEALAAVSETDVVISVPTGSGKTYVAVEAARRAMETNRSVIYTSPLKALSNTKYAEFSKIFGPDKVGILTGDRQENGQAPLLVMTTEILRNLLYDAASGEIDVRLDTLGLVILDESQYLADPERGVVWEETIIFCPSQARLLLLSASIGNPQDIADWLTSIRVTPCRLVRHSKRTVPLRAGYLHPNGKLTPLFRTLGIPQGHPGHLHPEAKHLFIEYEEETLPSGRSRR
- a CDS encoding PEP-CTERM sorting domain-containing protein, which codes for MKRMVYAAMFVLLAGSMVVPQPASALRLSLNAGGGAVEIDLTDNGAGDANGALDAITFIGSVSNWRINVATGINIGSSTQPRLDLNSVNVSDGGGGTMQLMLTETGFTTPPAFSFLAAIGGTASNRVQYQTYWDAGNNAFATTTPLTSSGLLGPGAFADTRGGLGGGVGPFSVTQVVTITHLSGNNVTSSFDAEISTVPEPASMLLLGSGLLGLGLWGRKMRKSA
- a CDS encoding tetratricopeptide repeat protein translates to MSFRSMMIIRNLLFALIIVGHLGCDSKTPGEKTAKHRERAETYMKNGQYPEAIIEYQNVIQSEPNSSDTHYRLALAYLKHGTIPSLQAAFSELTRTVALDKANQDAQLKLGELYLLAQDSGKARERAEIVLASAPQHLDGLILHGRSLINEKQYKDGIAELKKALEQDPKNIQVYIDLARVHFLLNDKPAAEATLRQALSVDPHALPALLALADYYDVVGQSARAETHYQQAMEADPENEAVYLHLASHYQRHAKPVDAEATLQKLVARKPQADTPLIHLGDYFTALGQPEKALVNYRRATEVVPSSSTARDKLIGHYLDTGKIAEAEPLVNALRDKDKHDLMGRFFDARLKLAHAKPDEALTLLQAVLKDSPQFAGAHHFLGMAYLQKQQLAQAKAAIADAVKFNPQLSDARTALAQIHLAEGSLDLALEQAQAAIQINPRNVQAAIVAGTAYLRKGDLTKSRKVFEAIAQAAPKEPIGPYNLGLVAQAEKNTTKALAYFEEALAKRATAIEPILQIVAIKSAQGKTQEARDRVIKQLETVPNSPLLHNLLGRLWLNAKDPAQAEQSFKTAIEIDGSALAPYLNLAQLYYQTGKVDQSIIEYETILAKTPNAPAALMMLGIIHEGRKEYDKAKERYDQILKLNPRFAPAANNLAWLIAEQGGNLDVALSHAQTAREQRPEDPNIADTLGWIYYKKNASLLAVSLLKEAADKLPNEPLVHYHLGMAQARSGEAAAAKQALQTALKLNQHFTGAEDAKKTLSGL